A single genomic interval of Rhizobium leguminosarum bv. trifolii WSM1325 harbors:
- a CDS encoding acriflavin resistance protein (PFAM: acriflavin resistance protein~KEGG: ret:RHE_CH02812 acriflavin resistance efflux transporter) translates to MSVTEIHQDRASGKQSFTALFVRRPILALVFNTLMVVAGLAAYVGVEVRELPDVDRPVVTVRTTFDGASPQTIDQELTKVIEGAVARVSGLKSISSTSSFGQSRVTLEFSDAIDLSVAANDVRDAIGRITQNLPDEADAPQIVKADSDSSAIMRLAVTSTNLNMDDLTQLVENEVIDRLASVDGVADVEEYGDQEKVFRVDVDQGALASRGLTIGDLTKALDNAALDVPAGSLKSNTQDIVVRATANLQTPADFSNVILQDRVRLGDVATVMLGPRDGETALRSNGKPGIGLGIIRQAQSNTLNISTGIKAAVDQLSKTLPEGTTIAITSDDAVFIQGAIHEVVLALILAAVIVTAVIYLFLRDWRATLIPAVSMPVALIGTLAAIYMVGFSINILTLLAIVLATGLVVDDAIVVLENIVRRRSEGMGPRAAAVLGTREVFFAVIATTATLAAVFIPLSFLPGQVGGLFREFGFVLAFSVGLSSIVALTLCPMLASRMLTKPMLEDHGVLGRFGGALADLYKWALHGCLNAPFVVILFSVIFAGAALIAFSTVKSELTPEEDRSMVMMRLTTPQGSSLEYTRDKMQLVEEYLQPLVDRGDIRNVFSISGQGGSLNSGFMVLTLAPWGERDRTQTEIVGDINQAASRVPALRGNAISSNSLRIRGAGSGLQMALIGNDHEALTAAAAKLVQALEATGQYDTPRLTNEPSQAQVSVAIDRERASDLGIDITGLSTAIQSLLEGRSVVDVFVDGESYPVLLTSTTRPIDDPTDLENVFLKTGDGKIVPMSVIATMKEGSVAPQLNREQQLASVAITAGLRNGKSLGDAVKQVTDLAEPLLPPGSRLLPLAEAATLEENSSGMALTFGFAIVIIFLVLAAQFESVLSSLIIMSTVPLGLACAVFALVITGSSLNIYSQIGLVLLVGVMAKNGILIVEFANQLRDRGEDVRSSLEKACALRLRPVMMTMIATILGGVPLVFAHGAGAEARVALGWVIVGGLGFATLVTLFITPVAYLLLARFAKPHAHEEARLHEEMSVATRPRAAPDDEQLQAAE, encoded by the coding sequence ATGAGCGTGACCGAGATTCATCAGGACAGGGCCTCGGGCAAGCAGAGCTTCACCGCGCTTTTCGTTCGCCGGCCGATTCTGGCGCTGGTGTTCAATACGCTGATGGTCGTCGCCGGCCTTGCGGCCTATGTCGGCGTTGAGGTGCGCGAACTGCCGGATGTCGACCGTCCCGTCGTTACCGTGCGCACCACCTTCGATGGCGCATCGCCGCAGACGATCGACCAGGAACTGACCAAGGTGATCGAGGGGGCGGTCGCGCGCGTCAGCGGCCTGAAATCGATTTCGTCGACCTCATCCTTCGGTCAGAGCCGGGTGACGCTGGAATTTTCGGATGCGATCGATCTCTCGGTCGCCGCCAACGACGTGCGCGACGCGATCGGCCGCATTACCCAGAACCTGCCCGACGAAGCGGATGCGCCGCAGATAGTCAAGGCGGATTCGGATTCCTCGGCGATCATGCGCCTTGCCGTCACCTCCACCAATCTCAACATGGACGACCTGACCCAGCTCGTCGAAAACGAGGTGATTGATCGCCTCGCCTCCGTCGACGGGGTTGCCGACGTCGAGGAATATGGCGACCAGGAGAAGGTCTTCCGCGTCGATGTCGACCAGGGCGCGCTTGCCAGCCGCGGGCTGACCATCGGCGACCTGACGAAGGCGCTCGACAATGCTGCACTCGACGTGCCGGCGGGCTCGCTGAAGAGCAATACGCAGGATATCGTGGTGCGCGCCACTGCCAACCTGCAGACGCCGGCGGATTTTTCTAACGTCATCCTGCAGGACCGCGTTCGGCTCGGCGACGTCGCGACAGTGATGCTCGGGCCACGCGACGGCGAAACGGCGCTACGCTCCAACGGCAAGCCGGGCATCGGTCTCGGCATCATCCGCCAGGCGCAGTCGAATACGCTGAACATCTCGACTGGCATCAAGGCGGCCGTCGACCAGCTGTCGAAGACACTGCCCGAGGGCACGACGATTGCCATCACCAGCGACGACGCCGTCTTCATCCAGGGCGCGATCCACGAGGTGGTACTGGCGCTGATACTCGCCGCCGTCATCGTCACCGCCGTCATCTACCTCTTCCTGCGCGATTGGCGGGCGACGTTGATCCCGGCCGTCAGCATGCCGGTGGCGCTGATCGGCACGCTGGCGGCGATCTACATGGTCGGCTTCTCGATCAACATTCTGACGCTGCTCGCGATTGTGCTGGCGACCGGCCTCGTCGTCGACGATGCGATCGTGGTGCTCGAAAATATCGTACGCCGGCGCTCCGAAGGCATGGGACCGCGCGCTGCTGCCGTGCTCGGAACGCGCGAGGTGTTCTTCGCCGTCATCGCCACGACGGCGACGCTGGCGGCGGTGTTCATTCCGCTCTCCTTCCTGCCGGGACAGGTCGGTGGCCTCTTCCGCGAATTCGGCTTCGTGCTCGCCTTCTCGGTCGGGCTGTCGTCGATCGTGGCGCTGACGCTGTGTCCGATGCTTGCCTCGCGCATGCTGACCAAGCCGATGCTCGAGGATCACGGCGTGCTCGGCCGCTTCGGCGGGGCGCTGGCCGATCTCTACAAATGGGCACTGCACGGCTGTCTCAACGCGCCCTTCGTGGTCATCCTGTTCTCGGTGATCTTTGCCGGCGCGGCGCTCATCGCCTTCTCGACGGTCAAGAGCGAGCTGACGCCCGAAGAGGACCGGTCGATGGTGATGATGCGGCTGACGACGCCGCAGGGATCGAGCCTCGAATATACCCGCGACAAGATGCAGCTCGTCGAGGAATATCTGCAGCCGCTGGTCGACCGCGGCGACATCCGCAACGTCTTCTCGATCTCCGGCCAGGGTGGTTCGCTGAACAGCGGCTTCATGGTGCTGACGCTCGCCCCCTGGGGAGAGCGTGACAGGACGCAGACGGAGATCGTCGGCGATATCAACCAGGCGGCCTCCAGGGTGCCGGCTTTGCGCGGCAATGCTATCTCATCGAACAGCCTTCGCATCCGCGGTGCCGGCAGTGGTCTGCAGATGGCGCTGATCGGCAATGATCACGAGGCGCTGACGGCGGCGGCCGCCAAGCTGGTTCAGGCGCTCGAGGCCACTGGCCAATATGATACGCCGCGCCTGACCAACGAGCCCAGCCAGGCGCAGGTGTCGGTGGCGATCGACCGCGAGCGCGCCTCGGATCTCGGCATCGATATAACCGGGCTTTCGACAGCAATCCAATCGCTGCTCGAAGGGCGCTCGGTGGTCGATGTCTTCGTCGACGGCGAATCCTATCCCGTGCTTCTGACCTCGACGACGCGGCCGATCGACGATCCGACCGATCTTGAGAACGTGTTCCTGAAAACCGGCGACGGCAAGATCGTGCCGATGTCGGTCATCGCCACGATGAAGGAAGGTTCGGTCGCGCCGCAGCTCAACCGCGAGCAGCAGCTCGCCTCCGTGGCGATCACCGCCGGACTCAGAAACGGCAAGTCGCTCGGCGATGCCGTCAAGCAGGTGACTGATCTCGCCGAGCCGCTGCTGCCGCCAGGCTCCCGCCTGCTGCCGCTTGCCGAGGCGGCGACGCTCGAAGAGAATTCGAGCGGCATGGCGCTGACCTTCGGCTTCGCCATCGTCATCATCTTCCTGGTGCTGGCCGCGCAGTTCGAAAGCGTGCTGTCTTCGCTGATCATCATGTCGACGGTGCCGCTTGGTCTTGCCTGCGCCGTCTTCGCACTTGTGATCACCGGCTCCAGCCTCAACATCTACAGCCAGATCGGCCTGGTGCTGCTGGTCGGCGTCATGGCGAAGAACGGTATCCTGATCGTCGAATTCGCCAATCAGCTGCGCGACCGGGGCGAGGATGTGCGGTCCTCGCTCGAGAAGGCCTGCGCGCTGCGCCTTCGTCCCGTGATGATGACGATGATCGCCACCATCCTCGGCGGCGTGCCGCTGGTTTTTGCCCACGGCGCCGGCGCCGAAGCGCGCGTAGCACTCGGCTGGGTGATCGTTGGAGGCCTCGGTTTCGCAACGCTGGTGACGCTGTTCATTACGCCGGTCGCCTATCTGCTGCTTGCCCGCTTCGCCAAGCCGCACGCCCACGAGGAGGCGCGCCTGCACGAAGAGATGTCGGTCGCCACACGGCCACGCGCCGCACCCGATGACGAGCAGCTGCAGGCCGCCGAATAA
- a CDS encoding flagellin domain protein (PFAM: flagellin domain protein~KEGG: rec:RHECIAT_CH0002958 flagellin C protein) codes for MSIYQRVSVDAALHVLRDINRNMAVTQNHITTGMRVAKASDNAVYWSVATTARTDNKAVSAIQDALGMAAATMGTAYTGVQNVIDVVSEIKAKLVAATEDGVDKDKVNEEIKQLQEQLRSVSEAATFNSDNWVVLNNDATPTQPRQIPASFIRNADGTISVGMLSYHIDTTPSGSTTSKDARYLIDDRATGSGEYGVLTSAYFATELGASQDYVLMQSKNGTTTGQVVISLSASTTKGQVGEMISVVDAALSQLTTVGSAFGALEKRINLQNDFATKLHDNNATGIGRLVDADMEEESSRLRALQTQQQLGLQSLNIANATYDTVRQLFQNF; via the coding sequence GTGAGTATTTACCAGCGCGTCTCGGTGGATGCGGCGCTTCATGTGCTGCGCGATATCAACCGTAATATGGCGGTCACGCAAAACCACATCACGACCGGTATGCGTGTGGCAAAAGCCAGCGACAATGCCGTCTATTGGTCGGTCGCCACCACTGCGCGAACCGACAACAAGGCGGTTTCGGCGATCCAGGATGCGCTTGGTATGGCGGCGGCGACGATGGGAACGGCCTATACCGGCGTCCAGAACGTCATCGATGTCGTCTCTGAGATCAAGGCCAAGCTGGTTGCCGCGACCGAAGACGGGGTCGACAAGGACAAGGTCAATGAAGAGATCAAGCAGTTGCAGGAGCAGTTGCGCAGCGTCTCCGAGGCGGCGACTTTCAATAGCGACAACTGGGTGGTTCTCAACAACGATGCGACACCGACGCAGCCGCGCCAGATTCCGGCCTCCTTCATCCGCAATGCCGACGGGACCATCTCGGTCGGCATGCTGAGCTATCATATCGACACGACGCCGAGCGGGAGCACGACCTCTAAGGACGCACGCTACCTGATCGATGATCGCGCCACCGGTTCGGGCGAATACGGCGTGCTGACATCGGCCTATTTCGCCACCGAGCTCGGCGCGTCGCAGGACTACGTGCTGATGCAGAGCAAAAACGGCACCACCACAGGGCAGGTAGTGATTTCGCTCTCGGCTAGCACGACGAAAGGACAGGTCGGCGAAATGATCAGCGTCGTCGATGCCGCGCTGTCGCAGCTGACGACGGTCGGTTCGGCCTTCGGCGCGTTGGAGAAACGCATCAACCTGCAGAACGACTTCGCCACGAAACTGCACGACAACAATGCCACCGGCATCGGCCGGCTTGTCGATGCCGACATGGAGGAGGAGTCGAGCAGGCTCAGGGCGCTGCAGACGCAGCAGCAACTCGGCCTGCAATCGCTGAACATCGCCAACGCAACCTACGATACGGTGCGGCAGTTGTTCCAAAATTTCTAA
- a CDS encoding aldo/keto reductase (PFAM: aldo/keto reductase~KEGG: rec:RHECIAT_CH0002949 oxidoreductase protein): MDYRNLGASGLRVPVLSFGAGTFGGSGPLFGAWGNTDAEEARRLVDICLEAGVNLFDTADVYSAGASEEVLGQAIRGRRDAVLISTKTALPMGEGPQDWGTSRARLIRATEDALRRLGTDYIDLLQLHAFDASTPVEEVLSTLDGLVAAGKIRYTGVSNFAGWELMKSLAAAERHGYPRYVAHQVYYSLAGRDYEWELMPLGADQGVGALVWSPLAWGRLTGKIRRGQALPKASRLHETAQYGPPVDDEKLFDIVEVLDAIAGETGRTMPQIAINWLLNRPTVSSVIIGARNEEQLRQNLGAVGWSLSKEQVERLDAVSTVTAPYPYFPYRRQEGFARLNPPIV, from the coding sequence ATGGACTACAGAAATCTCGGCGCCTCCGGCCTCAGAGTGCCGGTCTTGAGCTTCGGCGCCGGCACATTCGGCGGCAGCGGGCCGCTGTTCGGCGCCTGGGGCAATACCGATGCCGAGGAAGCGCGGCGGCTTGTCGATATCTGCCTCGAAGCCGGCGTCAATCTCTTCGACACGGCCGACGTCTATTCCGCCGGCGCTTCCGAGGAGGTGCTCGGCCAGGCGATCCGCGGCCGGCGAGACGCTGTGCTGATCTCGACGAAGACGGCGCTGCCAATGGGCGAGGGGCCGCAGGACTGGGGAACGTCGCGAGCACGGCTGATCCGCGCCACCGAGGATGCGCTGCGCCGGCTCGGGACCGACTATATCGACCTCCTGCAGCTTCATGCTTTCGATGCCTCGACGCCGGTCGAGGAGGTGCTGTCGACGCTCGACGGGCTCGTCGCCGCAGGCAAGATCCGCTATACCGGCGTTTCCAATTTTGCCGGCTGGGAACTGATGAAGTCGCTCGCCGCCGCTGAGCGCCACGGCTATCCGCGTTATGTCGCCCATCAGGTCTATTATTCGCTGGCGGGGCGCGATTACGAATGGGAGCTGATGCCGCTCGGCGCCGACCAAGGTGTGGGAGCCCTCGTCTGGAGCCCGCTTGCCTGGGGCCGGCTGACCGGCAAGATCCGCCGTGGCCAGGCGCTGCCCAAGGCAAGCCGGCTGCACGAGACGGCGCAATACGGCCCGCCCGTCGACGACGAGAAGCTGTTCGACATCGTCGAGGTGCTGGACGCCATCGCGGGTGAGACCGGCCGGACGATGCCGCAGATCGCCATCAACTGGCTGCTTAACCGGCCGACGGTATCGAGCGTCATCATCGGCGCCCGCAACGAGGAACAGCTTCGGCAGAATCTTGGTGCGGTCGGTTGGAGCCTGTCGAAGGAGCAGGTCGAAAGGCTCGACGCCGTCAGCACTGTCACGGCGCCCTATCCCTATTTTCCCTATCGCAGGCAGGAGGGTTTTGCGCGGCTCAATCCGCCGATTGTCTGA
- a CDS encoding conserved hypothetical protein (KEGG: rec:RHECIAT_CH0002956 hypothetical protein) has translation MFDTKIAVVLRNNLAGWQKLNVTAFLMTGIAGGHPEIIGEAYKDRAGNLYNPLSIQPIIVLSADEATISAVHRRALERDITSSLFIEEMFATGHDAANRAVFAEFAPEDAKVVGIALRAEKKIVDKITKGATMQH, from the coding sequence ATGTTTGATACCAAAATTGCCGTCGTCCTGCGAAACAATCTTGCCGGCTGGCAGAAGCTGAACGTCACCGCCTTCCTGATGACAGGCATCGCCGGCGGGCATCCCGAGATCATCGGCGAAGCCTACAAGGACCGCGCCGGCAATCTCTACAATCCGCTATCGATCCAGCCGATCATCGTGCTCTCCGCCGACGAGGCGACGATATCAGCAGTTCACCGCCGCGCGCTGGAGCGCGATATTACCAGCTCGCTGTTCATCGAGGAGATGTTTGCGACCGGCCACGACGCTGCCAACCGCGCCGTCTTCGCAGAATTTGCGCCTGAAGACGCCAAGGTGGTCGGCATCGCGCTGCGCGCCGAAAAGAAGATCGTCGACAAGATCACCAAGGGCGCCACGATGCAGCACTAA
- a CDS encoding transcriptional regulator, LysR family (PFAM: LysR substrate-binding; regulatory protein LysR~KEGG: ret:RHE_CH02806 LysR family transcriptional regulator): protein MSRQDINRSGEMEVFVSVVERCGFSAAATARRMTPSAVSKLVARLETRLGVRLVNRSTRKLQLTPEGCAFYERSITILADIAEAERQASTGEQASGRIRINTSGSFGNHVLAPLVPAFMALHPAVTLDISHTDRIVDLMEERADVAIRAGPLKNSSLIARKLGATGKIIVAAPDYLSRHGKPLTIADLRRHCRIGFSYARAIEGWSLREGGETVMIPITPGLQVGDGEAMRHLALSGAGLARLAAFTVRADIDAGRLVPVLEEANPDDLEEFYAVYMGQGGPLPARVRALLDFLASHVRF from the coding sequence ATGAGCCGTCAGGACATCAACCGCTCCGGCGAAATGGAAGTCTTCGTCAGTGTCGTCGAGCGCTGCGGTTTTTCCGCCGCCGCCACGGCCCGGCGCATGACGCCGTCGGCTGTCAGCAAGCTCGTCGCCCGGCTGGAGACCCGCCTCGGCGTCCGCCTCGTCAACCGCTCTACCCGAAAGCTGCAGCTGACGCCGGAAGGCTGTGCCTTCTACGAGCGCAGCATCACCATCCTTGCCGATATCGCCGAGGCTGAACGTCAGGCCTCGACAGGTGAACAGGCTTCAGGCCGAATCCGCATCAACACCAGCGGCTCTTTCGGCAATCATGTGCTGGCGCCGCTCGTGCCGGCCTTCATGGCGCTTCATCCGGCCGTGACGCTGGATATTTCCCATACCGACAGGATAGTCGACTTGATGGAGGAGCGTGCCGACGTCGCAATCCGCGCCGGCCCCTTGAAGAATTCCAGCCTGATCGCTCGCAAACTTGGCGCCACCGGCAAGATCATCGTCGCAGCACCGGATTATCTCTCGCGTCATGGCAAACCACTCACGATCGCCGATCTCCGCCGCCATTGCCGCATCGGCTTTTCTTACGCCCGCGCCATCGAGGGCTGGTCGCTGCGCGAAGGTGGCGAAACGGTGATGATCCCGATCACCCCGGGCCTGCAGGTGGGAGACGGCGAAGCCATGCGTCACCTCGCTTTGTCAGGCGCCGGCCTTGCCCGGCTCGCCGCCTTCACCGTGCGCGCCGATATCGATGCCGGCCGCCTGGTGCCGGTGCTCGAAGAGGCCAATCCTGACGATCTCGAGGAGTTCTACGCCGTCTATATGGGCCAGGGCGGCCCGCTACCGGCGCGTGTACGCGCACTGCTCGATTTTCTCGCCAGCCATGTACGTTTCTGA
- a CDS encoding OmpA/MotB domain protein (PFAM: OmpA/MotB domain protein; 17 kDa surface antigen~KEGG: ret:RHE_CH02810 outer membrane lipoprotein) gives MIKKFVLLAIAASYLSACTTTDPYTGEQKVSNTAGGAALGALGGALVGVAVGGGGHGKRNAALIGAGVGALAGGAIGNYMDQQESELRAQLEGTGISVTRNGDNIILNMPSNITFDVDQDAVKPGFYPTLNSVAIVLRKFNRTLIDVNGHTDSTGSLQHNQDLSQRRALSVADYLGGQGIDQRRVSAVGFGPSQPVASNASEAGRAQNRRVEIQIAPITQG, from the coding sequence ATGATCAAAAAATTCGTACTTCTCGCTATTGCCGCAAGCTATCTCAGTGCCTGCACGACGACCGATCCCTATACCGGTGAACAGAAGGTTTCCAATACGGCGGGTGGTGCTGCGCTTGGCGCCCTCGGCGGCGCTCTCGTCGGCGTGGCCGTCGGTGGTGGCGGCCACGGCAAGCGCAATGCGGCGTTGATCGGCGCAGGCGTCGGGGCTCTCGCCGGCGGTGCGATCGGCAATTACATGGACCAGCAGGAATCCGAGCTTCGCGCCCAGCTCGAAGGCACCGGCATTTCGGTGACCCGCAACGGCGACAACATCATTCTTAACATGCCGTCGAACATCACCTTCGACGTCGATCAGGACGCGGTGAAGCCGGGCTTCTATCCGACGCTGAATTCGGTGGCGATCGTGTTGCGCAAGTTCAACCGCACGCTGATCGACGTCAACGGCCATACGGATTCGACCGGCAGCCTGCAGCACAATCAGGACCTGTCGCAGCGCCGCGCGCTTTCGGTTGCCGATTATCTCGGCGGTCAGGGCATCGACCAGCGCCGCGTCTCCGCCGTCGGTTTCGGCCCGTCCCAGCCCGTCGCCTCCAATGCGAGCGAGGCCGGCCGCGCGCAGAACCGCCGCGTCGAGATCCAGATCGCGCCGATCACGCAGGGCTGA
- a CDS encoding transcriptional regulator, AraC family (PFAM: AraC protein arabinose-binding/dimerisation; helix-turn-helix- domain containing protein AraC type~SMART: helix-turn-helix- domain containing protein AraC type~KEGG: rec:RHECIAT_CH0002955 probable transcriptional regulator protein, AraC family) codes for MNQDLHPQVFEGLERLCAGPSGNAILAAPAFPGIERIEAQFSGNAFEPHRHDTYALGVTLKGVQTFRYRGVRRFSLPGQVIVLHPDEEHDGGAGTEDGLHYRMLYLEPSLLLECLEADGVGLPFVDEPVIGDPALAGVLLAALGELDRELDELFVDDFVSRVTGGLSRHARMPRRPLGLVAWRQARAARDYLEAHATRAVCSGELEAVTGLDRFALSRHFRAAFATSPHRYLLMRRLQRARAMIGAGEGISDVAAATGFADQSHLNRHFKKAYGMTPGQWVALTHNPKQGIRRDFPQGRNGVR; via the coding sequence TTGAACCAGGACTTACATCCGCAGGTCTTCGAAGGTCTTGAACGTTTGTGCGCGGGACCATCCGGCAACGCCATCCTGGCTGCGCCGGCCTTTCCCGGCATCGAGCGCATCGAGGCGCAGTTCTCAGGCAATGCTTTCGAGCCGCATCGGCACGACACCTATGCACTCGGCGTGACTCTGAAGGGGGTACAGACCTTCCGCTATCGCGGCGTGCGGCGCTTCAGCCTGCCGGGGCAGGTGATCGTGCTGCATCCCGACGAAGAGCATGACGGCGGGGCGGGGACCGAGGATGGGCTGCACTACCGCATGCTCTATCTGGAGCCGTCGCTGCTTCTCGAATGCCTGGAGGCGGATGGCGTCGGCCTGCCTTTTGTCGATGAACCCGTTATCGGCGATCCTGCGCTGGCGGGCGTGCTGCTGGCAGCACTCGGCGAACTTGACCGCGAACTGGACGAGCTTTTCGTCGACGATTTCGTATCGCGGGTGACGGGCGGGCTGTCACGGCATGCGCGCATGCCGCGCCGGCCGCTGGGCCTCGTCGCGTGGCGGCAGGCGCGGGCAGCGCGGGATTATCTTGAGGCACATGCGACCCGGGCAGTGTGCTCGGGGGAGCTGGAAGCGGTGACGGGGCTCGACCGCTTTGCGCTGTCGCGGCATTTCCGGGCGGCCTTCGCCACCAGCCCGCATCGCTACCTATTGATGCGGCGGCTGCAGCGGGCGCGGGCGATGATCGGTGCGGGCGAGGGGATTTCCGATGTGGCGGCGGCGACCGGCTTTGCCGACCAGAGCCATCTCAACCGCCATTTCAAGAAGGCCTACGGCATGACGCCCGGCCAATGGGTAGCACTCACGCATAACCCCAAACAGGGCATTAGACGGGATTTTCCGCAAGGCCGGAACGGCGTGCGATGA
- a CDS encoding membrane protein AbrB duplication (TIGRFAM: membrane protein AbrB duplication~PFAM: putative ammonia monooxygenase~KEGG: rec:RHECIAT_CH0002951 putative ammonia monooxygenase protein), which yields MSFCDVSRLLRDSGLAKWALLLALSTALVVFLELFALPASLLIGPMVAAIALALTVGKGKLRVPFWPLQFGQVLVGLMMARTITPDILGTMAKDAPLFLLFIFSVIAIATGLGWLLTRWQVLPGTTAVWGSSPGGASAMVIMSEAYGADARLVAFMQYLRVVFVAVGASVISRLWVAADGAEPPPLVLFPEIDWPAFAATMAFAAFCAYGVWRLRLQGGTIIVPLFLGALLQGMGLVKIELPMWLLAIAYALVGWSIGLRFTRSILKHVARALPRVSACIVLLMALCGCMAVALHVFAGIDPLTAYLATSPGGADSVAIIAASSDVDVPFVMAMQTGRFLVILMIGPMLARFIARRSGLAENPV from the coding sequence ATGTCATTCTGCGACGTAAGCCGCCTGCTGCGGGATTCCGGCCTGGCGAAATGGGCGCTGCTGCTGGCACTTTCGACTGCTCTCGTCGTCTTCCTCGAACTCTTTGCTCTGCCGGCCTCGCTGCTGATCGGACCGATGGTCGCGGCAATCGCACTGGCGTTGACCGTCGGCAAGGGAAAGCTTCGCGTGCCCTTCTGGCCGCTGCAGTTCGGCCAGGTCCTGGTCGGCCTGATGATGGCGCGCACCATCACCCCTGACATTCTCGGCACCATGGCGAAAGACGCACCGCTCTTTCTGCTGTTCATCTTCTCGGTTATCGCCATCGCCACCGGCCTCGGCTGGCTTTTGACGCGCTGGCAGGTGCTGCCGGGTACGACCGCGGTCTGGGGCTCCTCGCCGGGCGGCGCCTCCGCCATGGTCATCATGTCGGAAGCCTATGGCGCCGATGCCCGTCTCGTCGCATTCATGCAGTATCTGCGCGTCGTCTTCGTCGCCGTCGGCGCCTCGGTGATCTCGCGCCTGTGGGTGGCAGCCGATGGCGCCGAGCCGCCGCCGCTTGTCCTCTTTCCCGAGATCGACTGGCCGGCCTTTGCGGCGACGATGGCTTTTGCCGCCTTTTGTGCCTATGGCGTCTGGCGCCTGCGCCTCCAGGGTGGCACGATCATCGTGCCGCTCTTTCTCGGCGCCTTGCTGCAGGGCATGGGCCTCGTGAAAATTGAGTTACCGATGTGGCTGCTCGCCATCGCCTATGCACTGGTCGGCTGGAGCATCGGCCTGCGGTTCACTCGCTCGATCCTCAAGCACGTGGCGCGCGCCCTGCCGAGGGTATCGGCCTGCATCGTGCTGCTGATGGCGCTCTGCGGCTGCATGGCCGTGGCGCTTCACGTCTTCGCCGGCATAGATCCGCTGACCGCCTATCTCGCCACCAGCCCCGGCGGCGCCGATTCCGTCGCCATCATCGCCGCCTCCAGCGATGTCGACGTGCCCTTCGTGATGGCGATGCAGACCGGCCGTTTCCTGGTGATCCTGATGATCGGCCCGATGCTCGCCCGCTTCATCGCACGCCGTTCCGGCCTTGCGGAAAATCCCGTCTAA